From a region of the Thermomicrobium roseum DSM 5159 genome:
- the rfbD gene encoding dTDP-4-dehydrorhamnose reductase has product MRVLITGGHGQLGRALVRTAPAHTEVIALGAAECDVTDPFTVRAVLARVEPTLVIHCAAWTDVDGCERHPERAWRVNALGTQHIAAACAAAEAALVALSTNYVFDGEQDEPYHEFARPHPLSVYGASKLAAEEVVRALCPRHYIVRTAMLYDAHGRNFVTTVLRLAREQPRLRMVADQYGSPTFVDDLAKAIWQLVAQPAYGTYHLVNAGRASWYEWAVAVLETLGLGVPVEPIPASQFRRAARPPRNGVLTSLAAPALGIVLPDWRDALTRCLAPLRSA; this is encoded by the coding sequence GTGCGCGTGCTCATCACCGGTGGACACGGCCAACTGGGACGTGCGCTGGTGCGCACCGCTCCAGCGCACACGGAGGTGATCGCGCTGGGAGCGGCCGAGTGCGACGTGACCGATCCCTTCACCGTGCGTGCGGTGCTCGCTCGGGTCGAACCGACGCTCGTCATCCACTGTGCAGCCTGGACCGATGTCGACGGCTGCGAGCGGCATCCGGAACGGGCCTGGCGCGTCAATGCGCTGGGCACGCAGCACATCGCGGCTGCCTGCGCGGCCGCCGAGGCAGCGCTGGTCGCGCTTTCCACCAATTATGTCTTCGATGGAGAGCAGGACGAGCCGTATCACGAGTTCGCGCGACCGCATCCGTTGAGCGTGTACGGGGCAAGCAAGCTGGCAGCCGAGGAGGTCGTCCGCGCACTCTGCCCGCGCCATTACATCGTGCGGACGGCCATGCTTTACGACGCGCACGGGCGCAACTTCGTCACGACCGTTCTGCGACTCGCGCGGGAGCAACCACGCTTGCGGATGGTCGCCGATCAATACGGGAGCCCCACCTTCGTGGACGATCTAGCGAAAGCGATCTGGCAACTGGTCGCTCAACCGGCCTACGGGACGTACCATCTCGTCAACGCCGGCAGGGCTTCCTGGTACGAGTGGGCGGTCGCGGTGCTGGAGACGCTCGGACTCGGCGTGCCAGTCGAGCCGATTCCGGCGAGCCAGTTCCGGCGGGCGGCTCGCCCACCGCGCAACGGAGTCTTGACCAGCCTGGCAGCGCCGGCGCTGGGTATCGTCCTCCCCGATTGGCGCGACGCGCTCACGCGCTGCTTGGCCCCGCTCCGCTCTGCCTGA
- a CDS encoding deoxyribonuclease IV, with the protein MSIAGGVDRAIDRAIEIGCEAVQLFTKSSNQWKARPLTPDEIARFKEKAARYGLPTVAHDSYLINLASPDDALWEKSITAFREELERCEVLGIPYLVTHPGAFGEAGLEFGIRRVAEALNRLHADLPGYRVMTLLETTAGQGSSLGYRFEQLAAIVERVREPERVGYCFDTCHVFAAGYELRTPEGYRATMDEFDRILGLDRLFVFHLNDSKRELGSRIDRHEHIGQGKIGLEGFRLLVNDPRFAEHPGLLETEKSPELHEDVENLRVLRSLVAS; encoded by the coding sequence ATGTCGATCGCTGGAGGAGTCGATCGGGCCATCGACCGCGCCATTGAAATCGGCTGTGAAGCCGTGCAACTGTTCACCAAGAGTAGTAACCAGTGGAAAGCTCGGCCGCTCACCCCGGACGAGATCGCCCGCTTCAAAGAGAAAGCAGCCCGCTACGGTCTCCCGACCGTCGCGCACGACAGTTACCTCATCAATCTCGCCAGCCCGGACGATGCCTTGTGGGAGAAATCGATCACTGCATTCCGCGAAGAACTGGAACGCTGTGAGGTTCTCGGCATCCCTTACCTGGTCACGCATCCCGGTGCGTTCGGCGAAGCAGGACTCGAGTTCGGTATCCGACGCGTCGCCGAAGCGCTCAACCGACTCCACGCCGACCTGCCCGGCTACCGTGTCATGACGTTGCTCGAGACGACAGCTGGCCAAGGCTCGAGCCTCGGGTACCGGTTCGAGCAGCTCGCCGCGATCGTCGAACGGGTCCGCGAGCCGGAACGCGTCGGCTACTGCTTCGACACCTGTCATGTCTTCGCCGCCGGGTACGAACTCCGCACGCCCGAGGGTTACCGCGCCACCATGGACGAGTTCGACCGCATCCTCGGTTTGGACCGGCTCTTCGTCTTCCACCTCAACGATTCCAAGCGCGAGTTGGGTTCGCGGATCGATCGGCACGAGCATATCGGTCAGGGGAAAATCGGCCTCGAGGGATTTCGTCTTCTCGTCAACGATCCGCGTTTCGCCGAGCATCCGGGGCTGCTCGAGACCGAAAAGAGCCCGGAGCTCCACGAGGATGTGGAGAATTTGCGCGTCCTGCGCAGTCTGGTGGCCTCCTGA
- a CDS encoding sensor histidine kinase, translating into MTESVAQILSDLSREAEEAILALERHLHGIRSRVDTLTSELEQQRLRMQLHVEERLVDAGGKLPEDELHTLQSFEDTLASQLARAQALGRQLAGFLQLLAVSRQQLSGSGTLPDLKAAKDLLVRQAMVRAQEEERRRLAREIHDGPAQVLANAILTIQYLARLIERGDITTEELRQELDRVEAILRAGLSETRQFMFALQPTTLQQHGLLRTLALYLETLRRQFPAQLVVELPETLPPLTPEQELAAFRVIQEALHNVQRHAHASHCWLRIFAHPSEIVIEVADDGQGFRPGAVVPTSSGGFGLRGMRERAELVGGQLEIQSEPGHGTTIRLHLSLATASGEEGTTTGTAEERAPIEEQKERIA; encoded by the coding sequence GTGACGGAAAGCGTCGCGCAGATCCTGAGCGATCTTTCGCGGGAAGCCGAGGAGGCGATCCTCGCTCTCGAGCGTCATCTGCACGGGATTCGGAGCCGAGTCGATACGCTGACGAGCGAACTCGAGCAGCAGCGCCTGCGCATGCAGCTTCACGTCGAAGAGCGGCTCGTCGATGCGGGCGGGAAGCTGCCGGAGGACGAACTCCACACCTTGCAGTCTTTCGAGGATACGCTGGCCAGTCAACTGGCACGAGCCCAGGCATTGGGCCGGCAACTTGCCGGGTTTCTGCAGCTTTTGGCAGTCAGCCGCCAGCAGCTCAGCGGCAGCGGTACCTTGCCCGATCTGAAGGCAGCCAAAGACCTGCTCGTCCGACAAGCGATGGTGCGGGCGCAAGAAGAGGAACGCCGCCGTTTGGCGCGCGAAATCCACGACGGCCCAGCCCAGGTTCTGGCCAACGCCATCCTGACGATCCAGTACCTGGCCCGACTGATCGAGCGCGGTGACATCACCACCGAAGAGCTGCGCCAGGAACTGGATCGGGTGGAAGCGATCCTGCGCGCGGGATTGAGCGAGACCCGCCAGTTCATGTTCGCCCTCCAGCCGACGACGCTCCAGCAGCACGGCTTGCTCCGCACGCTCGCGCTGTACCTGGAGACGTTACGCCGGCAATTTCCCGCTCAACTCGTCGTCGAGCTTCCCGAAACGCTCCCGCCGCTCACGCCCGAGCAGGAACTGGCTGCCTTCCGGGTGATCCAGGAAGCGCTGCACAATGTCCAACGCCATGCTCATGCCAGCCACTGCTGGCTAAGGATTTTCGCGCATCCGTCCGAAATAGTCATCGAGGTGGCGGACGACGGGCAAGGCTTCCGTCCTGGTGCTGTCGTTCCGACCTCGAGCGGTGGATTCGGCTTGCGAGGGATGCGCGAGCGCGCCGAACTTGTCGGCGGCCAGCTCGAGATCCAGAGCGAACCGGGGCACGGCACGACGATCCGGTTGCACCTCTCGTTGGCGACGGCCAGCGGCGAGGAAGGTACCACGACCGGCACAGCAGAGGAACGTGCGCCGATCGAGGAACAGAAGGAGCGGATCGCATGA
- a CDS encoding response regulator has product MSPINILIVDDHPLFRSGIRWSLEQNPQFVIVGEAADGSEALRLADELSPDVILVDLSLPGMNGLEVARALKRRQPQAGVIILTMHQDDEQLFNAIRAGASAYCTKDIEPEQLIDVITRVARGEYLINEMVLSRPFVASRVLDQFRELSRLDRTSSGFFSPLTPREIEILDCVARGYSNKEIAQALNISDQTVKNHITSILRKLAVNDRTQAVIYALRHGWIKLEDTEDSLPGPAPSFGRERGRR; this is encoded by the coding sequence ATGAGCCCGATCAACATCCTCATCGTGGACGATCACCCGCTCTTCCGGAGCGGTATCCGCTGGAGCCTGGAGCAGAACCCCCAGTTCGTCATCGTCGGCGAGGCAGCCGACGGGAGCGAGGCACTGCGCTTGGCCGACGAACTCTCGCCGGACGTCATCCTGGTCGACCTCAGCCTTCCCGGCATGAACGGATTGGAAGTCGCCCGAGCTCTCAAGCGCCGGCAACCGCAGGCTGGCGTGATCATCCTCACCATGCACCAGGACGACGAGCAACTGTTCAATGCGATCCGAGCCGGAGCCTCGGCCTACTGCACCAAAGACATCGAGCCCGAACAACTGATCGATGTCATCACCCGTGTCGCGCGCGGCGAATATCTCATCAACGAGATGGTTCTCTCTCGCCCCTTCGTCGCCTCGCGGGTCCTCGATCAGTTCCGCGAACTCTCCCGCCTCGACCGCACATCGAGCGGCTTTTTCTCTCCCTTGACCCCGCGCGAAATCGAGATCCTCGATTGTGTGGCCCGCGGGTACAGTAACAAGGAAATCGCTCAGGCGCTCAACATCAGCGATCAGACCGTCAAGAACCACATCACGTCGATCCTGCGCAAGTTGGCGGTCAACGACCGTACCCAGGCAGTGATCTATGCGCTCCGCCACGGCTGGATCAAGCTGGAGGATACCGAGGACAGTCTCCCTGGCCCCGCCCCCAGTTTCGGTCGCGAGCGCGGACGACGCTAG
- the mutL gene encoding DNA mismatch repair endonuclease MutL, whose translation MPIVRLDEATVRRIAAGEVVERPASVVKELVENALDAEARTIRVEIVAGGRELIRVQDDGTGIPPDELPLAVERHATSKLHRFEDLARLASYGFRGEALAAISAVSECEIVSRVPDAPYGARLLVRYGRPGRVEPIGAAPGTVVTVRDLFANVPARRRFLRQDATEAALIQRTLAALALARPEVRFELTNDGRTVLATGGSGDLLDALIGVYGAETATQMLRLEEYCAGEIVVQGAVGLPRVSRPNRQALFVLVNQRWVESRTLVAAIEQAYHTLLMVGRYPIGVVAVSLPGDRVDVNVHPTKREVRFADERAVAAAVYEAVRRTLLAHVPENPPPPVTFSPLSPSVVQRRLQVADPTRELSSSRPGTPEELVDAPSSTRSADSANWLPVLRVLGQVRQAYIIAEGPDGMYLIDQHAAHERILLDRLLAQLEARGVEQQALLEPLVLELSPVQLATVERYRDALVQLGWELEPFGGAAVAVRAVPAVVQRSIEQVLIAVLDDLAAGGRGTTPLERVAISTACHSAIRAGQELSLPEMRELIRQLEQCRVPNACAHGRPTVVHLSTEELERQFSRR comes from the coding sequence ATGCCGATCGTCCGGCTGGACGAGGCGACCGTTCGACGGATCGCTGCCGGTGAAGTCGTCGAGCGACCGGCATCGGTCGTCAAGGAGCTCGTTGAGAATGCGTTGGATGCGGAGGCTCGGACGATCCGCGTCGAGATCGTCGCGGGTGGCCGAGAGTTGATCCGTGTCCAGGATGACGGGACGGGGATTCCACCGGACGAGCTGCCGCTGGCCGTCGAGCGGCATGCTACCTCCAAACTGCACCGCTTCGAGGACTTGGCGAGGCTCGCGAGCTATGGCTTCCGCGGCGAGGCCCTGGCGGCGATCAGCGCGGTCAGCGAGTGCGAGATCGTCTCGCGGGTACCGGATGCTCCCTATGGAGCGCGGTTGCTCGTTCGTTACGGACGCCCCGGGCGGGTCGAGCCGATCGGGGCTGCGCCGGGAACCGTGGTGACCGTTCGCGATCTCTTCGCCAATGTCCCGGCTAGACGGCGTTTCTTGCGCCAGGATGCGACCGAGGCTGCCCTCATCCAACGGACGCTCGCTGCGCTCGCTCTGGCTCGTCCGGAGGTCCGGTTCGAACTCACGAACGACGGACGAACGGTGCTGGCGACCGGCGGGAGCGGTGATCTCCTCGATGCGCTGATCGGAGTGTATGGAGCCGAGACGGCGACGCAGATGCTCCGGCTCGAGGAGTACTGTGCGGGCGAGATCGTGGTCCAGGGGGCAGTCGGTCTACCCCGCGTGTCTCGTCCCAACCGGCAAGCGCTGTTCGTGCTGGTCAATCAGCGTTGGGTGGAGAGCCGCACCCTGGTGGCAGCGATCGAACAGGCCTATCACACCTTGTTGATGGTCGGACGCTACCCGATCGGGGTCGTGGCGGTGTCGCTGCCTGGGGATCGGGTCGACGTCAATGTGCACCCGACTAAGCGCGAAGTGCGTTTCGCCGACGAGCGAGCGGTGGCCGCTGCGGTGTACGAGGCAGTCCGCCGCACCCTCTTGGCTCACGTGCCGGAAAACCCGCCGCCACCGGTGACGTTCAGCCCGCTTTCGCCGTCAGTCGTGCAACGTCGCCTCCAGGTCGCTGATCCGACGCGGGAACTCAGCAGCAGCCGCCCTGGCACGCCCGAAGAACTGGTCGATGCCCCATCGAGCACTCGCTCGGCCGACTCGGCGAACTGGCTGCCGGTCCTGCGCGTGTTGGGGCAAGTTCGGCAAGCCTACATCATCGCCGAGGGGCCGGACGGCATGTATCTGATCGACCAGCATGCCGCCCATGAGCGGATCCTGCTGGATCGGTTGCTCGCGCAGCTGGAGGCACGTGGTGTCGAGCAGCAAGCGCTCTTGGAGCCGCTGGTGCTCGAGCTTTCTCCCGTGCAACTGGCCACCGTCGAGCGCTACCGTGACGCGCTGGTCCAGCTCGGCTGGGAACTCGAGCCCTTCGGTGGGGCTGCGGTCGCTGTCCGGGCGGTTCCGGCAGTGGTCCAACGCAGCATCGAGCAGGTCCTGATCGCCGTGCTCGACGACCTCGCAGCGGGTGGGCGCGGCACGACCCCGCTCGAGCGCGTGGCCATCAGCACAGCCTGTCACTCAGCGATCCGGGCGGGACAGGAACTCTCGCTTCCCGAGATGCGCGAACTCATTCGCCAACTCGAGCAGTGCCGCGTCCCCAACGCCTGCGCGCATGGGCGCCCGACGGTGGTTCATCTGAGCACCGAGGAACTGGAGCGGCAATTCAGCCGGCGCTAG
- a CDS encoding RDD family protein — MNPRTITVSFSHLETTKILIPLEALLLHVHELVQDAADEPPYARWVRDTSDDLLAALRQQLSAVRWGEGLLRIELDPDRVGLLAAALGGLRRRMETTDREGTASALTVTRQRLWLTIPFEFPLAWWLSHDVVQGELLPLLRASYTRTDDASERSHAERILRSTERVLSLSDSEALRLETALADLAWLAAAAERTPPARRLHGLLEHLLDPLVQERYRTYRSGQRERVTGQSHATFTPPSRDGPASHSRSRAEADTAARPPSATAAPGQPGSVWRRLAAAMLDGIVFWVFSALLGALVLVLFVGESPGLVVLPAGVYDALSSLIGLALGISVPYAYWVYPVGRWDATLGKRAFGLMVVDRRGAPPGQAKALGRALLVILLGWLALLPWWPVPFRIDRRGLHDLATDVWVIDERRTNRAAALGGGSGSGMGAAFATRVSGRETEEGTWRSRVWFGEASGS; from the coding sequence GTGAACCCGCGGACGATCACGGTCAGCTTCAGCCACCTCGAGACTACCAAGATCTTGATCCCCCTGGAAGCACTGTTGCTGCACGTTCACGAACTCGTTCAGGATGCCGCGGATGAGCCCCCGTATGCGCGCTGGGTGCGCGACACGTCGGATGACTTGCTGGCTGCACTCCGGCAACAGCTGAGTGCGGTGCGCTGGGGCGAGGGGCTCCTCCGCATCGAGCTGGATCCCGATCGGGTGGGACTGTTGGCAGCAGCGCTCGGGGGTCTGCGGCGCCGGATGGAAACGACTGACCGCGAGGGCACGGCATCAGCGCTCACCGTGACGCGCCAGCGCCTCTGGTTGACGATACCGTTCGAATTCCCGTTGGCCTGGTGGTTGAGTCACGACGTCGTCCAGGGCGAATTGCTCCCCCTTCTGCGAGCCTCGTACACCCGTACTGATGATGCCAGCGAGCGATCGCATGCCGAGCGCATCCTGCGCAGCACCGAGCGGGTACTGAGCCTGAGCGATTCCGAGGCCCTTCGCCTGGAAACGGCCCTCGCCGACTTGGCCTGGTTGGCGGCAGCGGCCGAGCGGACACCCCCTGCCCGGCGCCTCCATGGCCTCTTGGAGCACCTCCTCGACCCGCTCGTCCAAGAACGCTACCGAACCTATCGTTCGGGTCAACGCGAGCGTGTCACCGGCCAGTCGCACGCCACGTTCACCCCGCCCAGTAGAGACGGGCCAGCATCGCACAGCCGGAGCCGAGCAGAAGCGGATACTGCCGCCCGACCACCATCGGCCACTGCTGCACCCGGACAGCCAGGTTCGGTGTGGCGGCGCCTGGCTGCTGCCATGCTCGATGGAATCGTGTTCTGGGTATTCTCCGCCCTCTTGGGTGCTCTCGTGTTGGTCTTGTTCGTCGGTGAGTCACCCGGGCTCGTCGTTCTTCCCGCAGGCGTCTACGATGCGCTCAGCTCGTTGATCGGATTGGCGCTCGGGATCAGCGTCCCCTATGCCTATTGGGTGTATCCGGTCGGGCGTTGGGACGCGACGTTGGGCAAGCGAGCCTTCGGTCTCATGGTCGTCGATCGACGAGGTGCGCCCCCGGGGCAGGCCAAGGCACTCGGCCGAGCGCTGCTCGTGATCCTTCTCGGTTGGCTCGCTCTCTTGCCCTGGTGGCCAGTCCCCTTCCGGATCGATCGCCGTGGTCTGCACGACTTGGCCACAGACGTGTGGGTCATCGATGAACGGAGGACGAATAGAGCGGCAGCGCTGGGTGGAGGGTCCGGGTCGGGCATGGGAGCAGCGTTCGCGACTAGGGTCAGCGGAAGAGAGACCGAGGAAGGAACGTGGCGCAGCCGAGTGTGGTTCGGTGAGGCGTCCGGTAGCTGA
- a CDS encoding ABC transporter substrate-binding protein, which produces MSLTRRQLLGSISGTFASALVVACRGGQQQPSPSPAAIVAPTPTNTPAAMPTAVMNATPTPPQEAVRRGGILRMNLPGDPANLDLHQATTSTDLWCVAPCLETLLEFDPNDQTKILPDLAIRWDISRDGLTYTFFLRQGVQFHDGSPFTSKDVLVTFQRIISPPEGVNSPRSVFFNTVERIETPDDVTVRFVLKQPDPALLYNVAIPWTGIYPAHLIEAGADLRDTKNLIGTGPFKFKSYTPGVTYELEKNPNYWNPNLPYLDGIVFYPMADPSVAAQALIAGQIHLNRGLGVPPLDLFQGHADIRVAGIPTTLVWRLVLNGRQFEPFRDPRVRQAISLAIDREAMIAAMTEGRSVLSGWMHPYGAWALPEDRVRQARGFGKDKEADRQQAKQLFAEAGFPNGFDVELLAFALGTPVTQSLVADQLGQIGIRVNVQNLQLGEYVQRVVAREFQMSLGFNAPWVDEPKSTFGAWITSNEQASLTGLWSDELIQLYQQIERELDIDKRKQLTHELDFRTLDDPVFGMIYVYRPVIWHVFRPAILANWTPQPNYNLTEKHATTWLRS; this is translated from the coding sequence ATGTCCTTGACACGCCGGCAACTGCTCGGCTCGATCTCCGGTACCTTCGCCTCCGCACTCGTCGTTGCTTGTCGTGGTGGTCAACAGCAACCATCGCCGAGTCCTGCGGCGATCGTCGCGCCGACACCAACCAACACTCCGGCAGCAATGCCTACAGCGGTGATGAACGCCACACCGACTCCGCCGCAAGAAGCAGTCCGCCGAGGAGGGATTCTCCGCATGAATCTGCCCGGAGATCCCGCGAACCTGGATCTGCACCAGGCAACCACAAGCACTGACCTCTGGTGCGTGGCACCCTGTCTGGAAACACTCCTCGAGTTCGATCCCAACGACCAGACCAAGATCCTGCCTGATCTCGCCATCCGCTGGGACATCTCGCGCGATGGCCTCACCTACACCTTCTTCCTGCGCCAGGGTGTCCAGTTCCACGATGGCAGCCCCTTCACCAGCAAGGACGTCCTCGTCACCTTCCAGCGCATCATCTCCCCTCCCGAGGGCGTCAACAGCCCCCGCAGCGTCTTCTTCAACACCGTCGAGCGCATCGAAACCCCCGACGACGTCACCGTCCGCTTCGTCCTCAAGCAACCCGACCCCGCCCTCCTCTACAACGTCGCCATCCCCTGGACCGGCATCTACCCCGCCCACCTCATCGAAGCCGGCGCCGACCTCCGCGACACCAAAAACCTCATCGGCACCGGCCCCTTCAAGTTCAAAAGCTATACCCCAGGCGTCACGTACGAACTCGAAAAGAACCCGAACTACTGGAACCCGAACCTGCCTTACCTCGACGGTATCGTCTTCTATCCGATGGCCGATCCCAGCGTGGCTGCCCAGGCATTGATCGCCGGACAGATTCACTTGAATCGAGGGCTCGGGGTACCACCGCTCGACCTGTTTCAGGGGCACGCCGACATCCGTGTTGCCGGCATTCCTACGACGCTCGTCTGGCGCCTCGTCCTCAATGGACGCCAGTTCGAACCATTCCGGGACCCGCGAGTACGCCAGGCGATCTCGCTCGCCATCGACCGCGAGGCGATGATCGCGGCCATGACCGAGGGGCGCAGCGTCCTCTCCGGCTGGATGCACCCCTACGGTGCCTGGGCCTTGCCCGAAGACCGTGTGCGCCAGGCGCGGGGTTTCGGGAAGGACAAGGAGGCCGATCGCCAGCAGGCCAAGCAACTCTTCGCCGAAGCCGGCTTCCCCAACGGTTTTGATGTGGAACTTCTCGCCTTCGCGCTCGGTACTCCAGTCACGCAAAGTCTCGTGGCGGATCAACTGGGACAGATCGGCATCCGTGTGAACGTGCAGAACCTCCAGCTCGGCGAGTACGTCCAGCGGGTCGTCGCCCGCGAGTTCCAGATGTCGCTCGGCTTCAATGCTCCCTGGGTGGACGAGCCCAAGTCGACCTTCGGCGCCTGGATCACCAGCAACGAGCAAGCCAGCTTGACCGGCCTATGGTCGGACGAACTCATCCAGCTCTATCAGCAAATCGAGCGTGAACTCGATATCGACAAGCGCAAGCAGTTGACGCACGAACTGGACTTCCGTACGCTCGACGACCCGGTCTTTGGCATGATCTACGTCTACCGTCCCGTCATCTGGCACGTCTTCCGGCCGGCGATCCTGGCCAACTGGACTCCGCAGCCGAACTACAACCTGACCGAAAAGCATGCGACGACGTGGCTCCGCTCCTGA
- a CDS encoding ABC transporter permease, with the protein MFVQYLVRRAIGGFLVVLIATFVVFTFIRLAGDPAALIVGGTGENITINPARVEQVRRELGLDRPLIIQFFDFLGGLVTGGLGNSYVTGRPIADELRVRLPVTIEIAFLSEFMAWVFALPLGLFSALRRGRFTEGITRVFFFIASAVPAYWLGLLVLIAVLLVFGWRPPLGLVPPTQNLWTHLQQIILPIVVLGFVLAAGLVRFIRNAVLEVLQEPFVQVARAKGLAESTVVLRHVLRNAFAPTIAFSGLRVGYLLGGVVIVETTFNLPGLGLFFVDAVSRRDFPVIQIAVLILGSAFVIINLLTDIVTSFLDPRLRERG; encoded by the coding sequence ATGTTCGTCCAGTATCTCGTCCGGCGAGCGATCGGTGGGTTTCTCGTCGTCCTCATCGCGACGTTCGTCGTCTTCACCTTCATTCGTCTCGCTGGTGACCCGGCCGCGCTGATCGTCGGTGGAACCGGAGAGAACATCACCATCAATCCCGCGCGTGTCGAGCAAGTGCGCCGCGAACTGGGGCTGGACCGCCCCCTGATCATCCAGTTTTTCGACTTTCTTGGTGGGCTGGTTACCGGTGGTCTCGGCAATTCCTACGTCACTGGACGCCCGATCGCGGATGAGCTCCGCGTACGTCTGCCGGTGACCATCGAAATCGCTTTTCTGTCCGAGTTCATGGCCTGGGTCTTCGCCCTTCCGCTCGGACTCTTCAGTGCCCTACGACGCGGTCGCTTCACCGAGGGGATCACCCGCGTCTTTTTCTTCATCGCCTCGGCCGTCCCAGCCTACTGGCTCGGACTCCTCGTGCTCATCGCCGTCCTACTCGTCTTCGGATGGCGACCGCCCCTCGGTCTCGTCCCACCGACGCAGAATCTCTGGACACATCTGCAGCAGATCATCCTACCGATCGTCGTCCTCGGTTTCGTGCTGGCAGCGGGACTGGTTCGCTTCATCCGCAATGCCGTCCTCGAGGTGCTCCAGGAGCCGTTCGTCCAGGTCGCACGAGCCAAGGGACTCGCGGAATCGACGGTCGTACTCCGGCACGTTCTCCGCAATGCCTTCGCGCCGACGATCGCCTTCTCGGGGCTGCGCGTCGGATACCTGCTCGGCGGTGTGGTGATCGTCGAGACGACGTTCAATCTTCCCGGTCTCGGACTCTTCTTCGTCGATGCGGTCTCGCGGCGCGACTTCCCCGTCATCCAGATAGCGGTTCTCATCTTGGGGAGCGCATTCGTCATCATCAACCTGCTCACCGACATCGTCACCTCGTTCCTGGATCCCCGGTTGCGCGAGAGAGGCTGA
- a CDS encoding ABC transporter permease: MAEAVAAPITPTRTRVTRRRVPWIGLIVSLALTLIVLTGIVGPSINPRSPTATNAAARLKPPSAGYPFGTDELGRDIFTRALYGLRTTLLIAVPGGLVGTIIGTLLGLIGGYRRGLIDFLLQRGVEIITAIPSLVVASVVVAVLGPGRIQLVGAIALSLTPVGVRVMRAAALRVSESLFCEAARALGASHWRIMLRHVLPNCLGPVAVLSSLNLGAAIFVETGLSFLGLGVQPPNPSLGNMLTGAASLYFTRAPWMVIFPGLIVTILILCFNILGDMLADYFDPRLRSQTNA, from the coding sequence ATGGCTGAAGCGGTCGCCGCGCCGATCACCCCGACCCGCACCCGTGTCACCCGCCGCCGTGTCCCCTGGATCGGGCTCATCGTCTCGCTCGCACTCACCCTCATCGTCTTGACAGGGATCGTCGGACCGAGCATCAATCCGAGGTCACCGACCGCGACGAATGCGGCGGCCCGCCTCAAGCCACCGTCCGCTGGGTACCCGTTCGGGACCGACGAGCTTGGTCGCGACATCTTCACGCGCGCTCTTTACGGCCTCCGCACGACGCTCCTGATCGCCGTACCCGGCGGGTTGGTCGGTACGATCATCGGGACGCTTCTCGGACTGATTGGCGGGTACCGACGCGGGCTCATCGACTTTCTCCTCCAGCGCGGGGTGGAGATCATCACAGCCATCCCTTCGCTGGTCGTCGCGAGCGTGGTCGTGGCCGTACTCGGACCTGGGCGCATCCAGTTGGTCGGCGCCATCGCGTTATCCCTGACTCCCGTCGGGGTCCGTGTCATGCGTGCTGCCGCGTTGCGCGTCTCCGAATCGCTCTTCTGTGAGGCCGCCCGCGCGCTCGGAGCCAGCCACTGGCGGATCATGCTCCGCCATGTGCTCCCGAACTGCCTCGGACCGGTCGCAGTACTCTCCTCCCTCAACCTGGGAGCCGCGATCTTCGTCGAGACCGGCTTGAGTTTCCTCGGACTCGGCGTTCAACCACCCAACCCCTCCCTCGGCAACATGCTGACCGGTGCTGCCTCGCTCTACTTCACTCGCGCTCCCTGGATGGTCATCTTCCCTGGTCTCATCGTCACCATTCTGATCCTTTGCTTCAATATCCTGGGCGACATGCTGGCCGACTACTTCGATCCACGCTTGCGCAGCCAGACCAACGCGTGA